One window from the genome of Pandoraea fibrosis encodes:
- a CDS encoding FecR family protein → MHDAAERIRHEAAQWFARTCGAELTPTEADARDAWLAADPLHRAEYAALQRVWQAAAAVPVDRMRQLTASTEAQATVGMQSHDPGPRRSPKGLASALTLVLGVAIGAVLLRTPALAPGDTIQASHPSAPADSDGAQAFSTRAGERRTVTLADGTSVELSTRTVIRVHYRPERRDVTLVEGEAMFSVTHNPSRPFVVDAGNGQITVTGTRFDVRRASSGVVVAVESGSVKVDGRAAQSPRVPQTPTVTLTSGLGTTIRSDGSLAPAQSVDLASSLAWREGKLVFQNATLADVVAEVSRYRESPVTVADNPTGQLRVSSVFSADNTDALLAALPQFLPVTVRFLPDGSVRISSK, encoded by the coding sequence ATGCACGACGCCGCTGAACGAATTCGTCACGAAGCCGCGCAGTGGTTCGCCAGGACATGCGGTGCAGAACTCACGCCAACAGAAGCCGACGCGCGAGATGCGTGGCTTGCGGCCGACCCGCTGCACCGGGCCGAATATGCGGCCTTGCAACGGGTCTGGCAGGCGGCAGCGGCGGTTCCGGTCGATCGCATGCGGCAGCTAACGGCATCGACGGAAGCACAAGCGACGGTTGGCATGCAATCGCACGACCCCGGGCCGCGCCGGTCACCCAAGGGGTTGGCGAGCGCCTTGACGCTGGTACTGGGCGTGGCGATCGGCGCGGTACTTCTGCGCACGCCTGCCCTGGCCCCCGGCGACACGATTCAGGCGAGTCATCCGTCAGCACCTGCAGACAGCGACGGCGCACAAGCATTCTCAACCCGGGCGGGAGAGCGACGCACTGTCACGCTGGCAGACGGCACATCGGTCGAACTCAGCACCCGGACGGTGATCCGCGTTCACTATCGCCCCGAACGACGTGACGTCACGCTCGTCGAGGGCGAAGCGATGTTTTCCGTGACGCACAATCCGTCGCGGCCCTTCGTTGTCGATGCGGGAAATGGGCAGATCACCGTGACCGGTACGCGCTTCGATGTCCGTCGGGCGTCGTCCGGGGTGGTCGTTGCCGTTGAGTCCGGGTCGGTGAAAGTCGATGGCCGGGCGGCGCAGTCGCCACGCGTCCCCCAAACGCCGACGGTGACGCTGACAAGCGGGCTAGGCACGACGATCCGCTCCGATGGCTCGCTTGCGCCCGCGCAATCCGTCGATCTGGCGAGTTCGCTTGCGTGGCGTGAGGGCAAGCTGGTCTTCCAGAATGCGACGCTCGCAGACGTGGTTGCCGAGGTGTCGCGATACCGTGAGTCGCCCGTCACTGTCGCGGACAACCCCACTGGGCAATTGCGCGTGAGCAGCGTGTTCAGCGCAGACAACACCGATGCGTTGCTCGCCGCCCTGCCGCAATTCCTCCCCGTCACGGTCCGGTTTCTGCCAGATGGCAGCGTAAGAATTTCTTCGAAATGA
- a CDS encoding TonB-dependent receptor, with product MSLLFLAAVATLSAAPESAHAQAPGQGASAADGMIDVNLASQPLANALVTFGRQANLQLFFSPDLVQGKTAPALRGIMSADAALAALLQGSGITYRRSGNQGYVLVGTGASKAEAPAPAQSSPLALAPVEVSASRTTSDLVRPTRQATVIERAELDELKTGADSLASVLAKVVPGMADSSHTITDFGQTLRGRGMLVLLDGVPLNTNRDSARNLANVDPALIERVEVLRGSSSIYGGGATGGIVSITTRPAGGEPKTDTTISLGTPLSRLRADGLSADIQQHFSGSTGMLDYAFDVGGRRIGNTYDARGQRIAPEPSQGDLFSSNNYNVGGKLGLRFAPDQRVQLSVSHINASQDTSYASDPSVARLPAGSVPARGIGGLQLDEQNQIRNTLVNLEYEHRDLLGSQLSAQFYYRDYFTRFTPFDARAVATRGANVDQTMQDSTVFGSRLTIKTPIGTDKRTRVIWGMDFEQEKSDMPLDIFDPKLYDASGGRVFRKIGEATYLPPLTTRSLGGFAQLQHKFNEHWSTEGGLRYQYATASFNDFVPLSQSKVANPVGVKGGTVNYTALLGNIGVTYSPVKGHEFYAAFSQGFNLPDIGVQVRNARPGFDINSSDLRPVKTNNYELGWRGVFGNTLTSLAVFYTTSDLGDVQSFNNGLILTRTAEKIIGVEGTADYLSEDERWGLGGTFTWMQGRETPQGANAQDMSGYRIPPLKLTGYVQFKPTPKWSNRLQVTYFSGRDYRLNGANSFGRMDTTSYTTVDVMSRYEITRNDTATVGIQNLFNRYYYPLYSQLLRNSNNTSHLPAPGITLTATYQHRW from the coding sequence ATGTCGCTTCTCTTTCTCGCCGCCGTGGCTACGCTCAGCGCCGCGCCCGAGTCCGCCCACGCACAAGCGCCCGGCCAGGGGGCGAGTGCAGCCGACGGCATGATCGACGTCAACCTCGCATCGCAGCCGCTCGCCAACGCCCTCGTAACGTTCGGCCGTCAAGCCAACCTGCAATTGTTCTTCTCGCCGGATCTGGTACAAGGCAAGACCGCTCCAGCATTGCGCGGCATCATGTCGGCCGATGCGGCGCTCGCCGCCTTGCTTCAGGGCAGTGGCATCACGTACCGCCGCAGCGGAAATCAGGGCTACGTGCTTGTCGGTACCGGTGCGTCCAAAGCCGAGGCCCCTGCCCCCGCTCAAAGCAGCCCGCTTGCGTTGGCCCCTGTTGAAGTCAGCGCCTCGCGCACCACCAGTGACCTTGTGCGTCCGACGCGTCAGGCCACGGTCATCGAACGCGCGGAACTCGACGAACTCAAGACCGGCGCCGACAGCCTCGCGAGCGTGCTGGCCAAAGTGGTTCCGGGCATGGCCGATTCCAGCCATACGATCACCGACTTCGGTCAGACGTTGCGTGGCCGCGGCATGCTGGTGCTGCTCGATGGCGTGCCGTTGAACACAAACCGCGACTCGGCACGCAATCTCGCGAACGTCGATCCGGCACTAATCGAGCGAGTGGAAGTCCTGCGGGGAAGTAGCTCCATTTACGGCGGTGGCGCCACCGGCGGGATCGTCTCCATTACGACGCGTCCCGCAGGCGGCGAGCCGAAAACCGATACCACGATCTCACTTGGCACGCCGTTGTCGCGTCTGCGTGCCGATGGACTCAGTGCGGATATCCAGCAGCATTTCTCCGGAAGCACCGGCATGCTGGACTATGCGTTCGACGTCGGCGGACGCCGCATCGGCAACACCTACGATGCCCGCGGCCAACGCATTGCGCCGGAACCCAGTCAGGGCGACCTGTTTTCGTCGAACAACTACAACGTTGGCGGCAAGCTCGGACTTCGCTTTGCACCCGACCAGCGCGTGCAGCTTTCGGTGAGTCATATCAACGCGTCTCAGGACACGAGCTACGCGTCGGACCCTTCCGTTGCCCGCCTACCTGCCGGGAGCGTGCCGGCGCGCGGTATTGGCGGTCTGCAGCTCGACGAACAGAATCAGATTCGCAACACGCTCGTCAATCTCGAGTATGAACATCGAGACCTGCTGGGCAGTCAATTGTCTGCCCAGTTCTACTACCGCGATTACTTCACGCGCTTCACGCCGTTCGATGCGCGTGCCGTGGCAACGCGCGGCGCCAACGTCGACCAGACCATGCAGGACTCCACCGTCTTCGGCAGCCGTCTGACGATCAAGACGCCTATCGGCACCGACAAGCGCACACGGGTCATCTGGGGGATGGACTTCGAGCAGGAAAAGAGCGACATGCCGCTCGACATCTTCGACCCGAAGTTGTACGACGCCAGCGGCGGACGCGTTTTCCGCAAGATCGGCGAAGCGACCTATCTACCGCCGCTCACCACACGCAGCCTCGGTGGCTTTGCGCAGTTGCAGCACAAGTTCAACGAACATTGGTCGACGGAAGGCGGGCTGCGCTATCAATACGCGACTGCCAGCTTCAATGACTTCGTGCCGCTATCACAATCGAAAGTGGCGAACCCGGTCGGTGTGAAGGGCGGCACGGTCAATTACACCGCGCTGCTCGGCAATATCGGCGTGACGTACTCGCCCGTCAAAGGGCATGAGTTCTACGCGGCCTTCAGTCAGGGTTTCAACTTGCCCGACATCGGCGTGCAGGTTCGTAATGCCCGTCCCGGATTCGATATCAACTCGTCCGACCTTCGACCGGTCAAAACAAACAACTACGAGTTGGGTTGGCGCGGCGTTTTCGGCAATACGCTCACGTCACTGGCGGTCTTCTACACCACTTCGGACCTCGGGGACGTTCAGAGCTTCAACAACGGCCTGATTCTGACGCGCACGGCTGAGAAAATCATCGGCGTGGAAGGGACGGCCGACTATTTGTCGGAGGACGAACGCTGGGGCTTGGGCGGCACGTTCACGTGGATGCAGGGGCGCGAGACGCCACAGGGCGCCAATGCGCAGGACATGAGCGGCTACCGCATTCCACCGCTCAAGCTCACGGGCTACGTCCAGTTCAAGCCAACGCCGAAGTGGAGCAACCGCCTGCAGGTCACCTACTTCTCGGGGCGCGACTATCGCCTGAACGGCGCGAACAGCTTTGGCCGGATGGACACGACGAGCTACACGACCGTCGATGTCATGAGCCGGTACGAAATCACCAGGAACGACACGGCGACCGTGGGCATCCAGAACCTGTTCAATCGGTACTACTACCCGCTCTACAGCCAACTCCTGCGCAACAGCAACAACACAAGCCACCTGCCCGCGCCGGGGATTACGCTCACGGCGACTTATCAGCATCGGTGGTAA